The following proteins come from a genomic window of Triticum aestivum cultivar Chinese Spring chromosome 6A, IWGSC CS RefSeq v2.1, whole genome shotgun sequence:
- the LOC123131931 gene encoding uncharacterized protein: protein MEPSGSGAAQPGEDDHIQEPAHERPCASSNGAPGAAAPPPPRATPLHLEQAGGGADGSSSAAAGVDRKGEGTLPPKVIPSPPSSATARPQAGVQAAVDKENTRWGQQVMIGLCDVLLLLFLGVPGALRSAFLSVSWFPLEQFNSLRAEGAMCRKEQEKLSQVKTVGKVRPKQDKLFSKKGAKLDKLLLVKGKSAPSRLKSKNFCRKGRGIWPEHVKHQTLRISEVRRHNKLTSDEANHLDAYSECRPVIGDGECFYRSFIFSYLEQVIDRQDTHEERRLLRRVSTQRANLQWNSEFSRSRRAFKELIENVMKWKRTESTSSRRKEKLLKFFSTYDMTQDIFVFLRLLVAIQICSHREVYEPIIQGPGGNYSLEVWCLQYVIPARVYADHVMMVALARALEVPLRVESLQRGYAPDIYTGPGVPRPSVTLLYTGDHYDIIYPRAPSAEVSSHRASQREHPGGQNSSHKASQRKHPGDQSSSQQTF from the exons ATGGAACCATCCGGTTCAGGAGCAGCACAACCGGGCGAGGACGACCACATCCAAGAACCGGCCCACGAGCGCCCTTGCGCCTCCTCCAATGGCGCCCCGGGCGCTGCTGCGCCGCCACCTCCCCGCGCGACGCCCCTCCACCTCGAGCAGGCCGGAGGCGGCGCCGACGGGTCCAGCTCCGCCGCGGCGGGGGTCGACCGGAAGGGCGAGGGGACGCTGCCGCCCAAGGTCATCCCTTCTCCTCCGAGCTCCGCGACGGCTCGACCCCAAGCTGGTGTCCAGGCGGCCGTCGACAAGGAGAACACGCGATGGGGACAGCAGGTGATGATTGGCCTCTGCGACGtgctgctgctgttgtttcttGGAGTTCCTGGAGCGCTCCGGAGTGCGTTCTTGAGCGTTTCTTGGTTTCCTCTTGAGCAGTTCAACTCGCTGCGCGCGGAAGGGGCGATGTGTAGGAAGGAACAG GAGAAACTATCACAAGTAAAGACTGTGGGAAAGGTGAGACCCAAGCAGGACAAACTTTTCTCAAAAAAGGGCGCCAAGCTGGACAAACTACTGCTAGTAAAGGGGAAATCGGCCCCGAGTCGGCTTAAGAGCAAG AATTTTTGTAGAAAAGGAAGGGGAATATGGCCGGAACATGTGAAGCACCAG ACACTTCGCATATCTGAAGTCAGAAGGCACAATAAGCTTACTTCTGACGAGGCGAACCATCTTGATGCTTATTCAGAATGTAGACCGGTGATTGGAGATGGGGAGTGTTTCTACAGGAGCTTCATATTTTCGTACCTT GAGCAAGTTATTGATAGGCAGGACACACATGAGGAACGCCGTCTCCTTAGAAGAGTGTCTACACAACGTGCAAATCTTCAATGGAACTCTGAGTTTTCCCGGAGCAGAAGA GCATTTAAGGAGCTGATTGAGAACGTAATGAAATGGAAGAGAACGGAATCAACTAGCAG TCGCCGTAAAGAGAAACTTCTGAAGTTCTTCAGCACGTATGATATGACGCAAGACA TTTTTGTTTTCCTCAGATTACTAGTAGCTATCCAGATATGCTCGCACAGGGAGGTGTATGAACCGATTATACAAGGGCCCGGAGGAAATTACAGTCTGGAAGTT TGGTGCTTGCAGTACGTCATTCCAGCTCGTGTGTACGCGGACCATGTTATGATGGTGGCTTTGGCCAGAGCGCTTGAGGTCCCCCTCAGAGTGGAATCACTCCAACGAGGATATGCTCCAGATATCTACACTGGTCCTGGAGTTCCCCGTCCGAGCGTGACCCTCCTGTACACAGGTGATCACTACGACATCATCTACCCACGCGCTCCTTCTGCTGAGGTTTCAAGTCACCGGGCTTCCCAGAGAGAACATCCTGGTGGTCAGAATTCAAGTCATAAGGCTTCCCAGAGAAAACATCCTGGTGATCAGAGTTCAAGTCAACAGACTTTCTAG
- the LOC123131933 gene encoding NADH-ubiquinone oxidoreductase 20.9 kDa subunit: protein MNTDITASVKPEYPVVDRNPPFTKVVGNFSTLDYLRLSTISAVSVTVGYLSGIKPGIRGPSMVTGGLIGVLGGFMYAYQNSAGSLMGFFPNESEVARYKYSCSSRRRHFSSLRYRKSVTVHLFFFLYLISCELHLLWAMRDLG from the exons ATGAACACGGACATCACCGCGTCGGTGAAGCCGGAGTACCCGGTGGTGGACCGGAACCCTCCCTTCACCAAAGTCGTCGGCAACTTCTCCACGCTCGACTACCTCCGCCTCTCCACCATCTCCGCCGTCTCCGTCACCGTCGGCTACCTCTCCG GGATCAAGCCGGGGATCCGCGGGCCGTCGATGGTGACGGGGGGCCTCATCGGCGTCCTGGGCGGGTTCATGTACGCCTACCAGAACTCCGCCGGGAGCCTCATGGGGTTCTTCCCCAACGAGTCCGAGGTCGCGCGCTACAAGTACAGCTGTAGTAGCAGGAGGCGCCATTTCTCCTCGCTTCGCTACCGCAAAAGTGTTACAGTACATCTTTTTTTCTTTCTATATCTAATCTCGTGTGAGCTGCACTTGCTGTGGGCAATGCGTGATCTTGGTTGA
- the LOC123131932 gene encoding uncharacterized protein has protein sequence MSSRRRHPHPLSPAAAPLDDDDLLSEILLRLPPQPSSLPRASLVCRRWRLLVSDPRFARRFRLHHRRNPPLLGFLHIGFRTRELSFVPTLEPPNRVPPGRFSLKFDGVVLLGCRHGLVLVYHASWKQILVWDPVTADQHRIAVPPEFARDEGRPLISGSVLRAAGDAQHFHVALTVVDYEDKQHRQALACVYSSETGVWGDVVLTPLPSKASVRTLVITDKTAVLVRNSLYWLLLGNLDGLLEFDLERQVLAVIRMPMDLVAKGSYDICVMQGEDGGLGLFCVLQLDYIAQLWERKSDCHGVASWVLGRTIELDKLIPMNLAEKMPVVVLGFDEDNNVVCLWTPSVFFMVHLESLQSKKLFEANFIFGCHPSESVYTAETDIGGGHDGAGLLQNT, from the exons ATgagtagccgccgccgccaccctcaccccctctcgccggcggcggcgccgctggACGATGACGACCTgctctccgagatcctcctccgcctccccccaCAGCCATCCTCCCTCCCCCGCGCCTCTCTCGTCTGCAGGCGCTGGCGCCTCCTCGTCTCCGACCCTCGCTTCGCCCGCCGcttccgcctccaccaccgccgcaaCCCTCCCCTCCTCGGCTTCCTTCACATAGGCTTTCGAACTCGCGAGCTCTCCTTCGTGCCTACTCTGGAGCCCCCCAATCGTGTCCCGCCCGGGCGCTTCTCTTTGAAGTTCGACGGCGTCGTGCTCCTCGGATGTCGCCATGGCCTGGTACTCGTCTACCACGCGTCTTGGAAACAGATCCTGGTGTGGGATCCTGTCACCGCCGACCAGCACCGGATTGCCGTCCCCCCTGAGTTTGCGAGAGATGAGGGGCGCCCCCTGATCAGTGGGTCGGTGCTTCGTGCTGCCGGAGATGCCCAACACTTTCATGTAGCCTTGACAGTGGTAGACTACGAGGACAAACAACACAGACAAGCTCTCGCATGTGTGTACTCGTCAGAGACCGGAGTATGGGGTGATGTCGTCTTGACACCGCTTCCATCCAAGGCTTCTGTGCGCACGCTGGTTATTACAGATAAGACCGCTGTGCTGGTTCGGAATTCTCTTTACTGGCTGCTTTTGGGGAATTTGGATGGATTGCTGGAGTTTGATTTGGAGAGGCAGGTCCTAGCTGTGATACGGATGCCAATGGATTTGGTTGCCAAGGGAAGTTATGATATCTGTGTGATGCAGGGAGAGGATGGTGGTCTTGGTCTCTTCTGTGTGCTGCAGTTGGACTACATTGCCCAATTATGGGAGAGGAAGTCTGATTGTCATGGTGTTGCTTCATGGGTGCTAGGAAGAACTATTGAACTGGACAAGCTAATTCCCATGAATTTAGCTGAGAAAATGCCCGTTGTGGTACTGGGGTTTGATGAGGACAATAATGTGGTGTGCTTGTGGACACCATCTGTCTTCTTTATGGTCCATCTCGAGTCATTGCAGTCCAAGAAACTTTTTGAAGCCAACTTCATTTTTGGTTGTCACCCATCCGAAAGTGTCTACACTGCAG AAACAGACATTGGTGGTGGGCACGATGGGGCTGGTCTTTTGCAGAATACATAA